The window GGTCAAAGTACAGAACAATATGAGACTCCATCTTAAATCTACtactttttaataaaaaaaatctattcactAAATTCAATTTTATCATACAATGCCGACTTACTAGACAATGACTGACTTTTACAACTATGAACATAGTCAAAACATTTACTCACAGTTCAGTGATTTTACCAGGTCAAATCTTTCCTTCAGATAGCTGCACTTTCATTAGTCTAGAAATGCCATATTATAGGAAATTGTCTTATAGGGAGAGTAAGCCAAATAAAGCTCTTTAACTGGTCATAAATGTCATGACCACTACCAGCCAGTGAAGCTAAAGACTTGCACTGGAAAGTTGGCAAGATGCAACAAAAGCTTTTATTCAACTGCCTGGTTCTTCCTGAAATTAAGATGCATGTTTCACAGAGTACTAGCTTTTAAATATGTGGATTTCATATTCTAGGGTAAATTAGGCTCAAACACCGGCATAAAGTAAAATGTACGCCCTACCGTATTTAGCTTTTTAATACACATAACACAATCAGTATATGATTATGTGGGACAgattagatttttggtgatgCCTGATAGCAAATTACCACGTCAATGTTCCAACTTAAGGTTACTGACCTCATGATAATAACATATGAGTGAGAAGAGATGGGATGGGGAAGAAGAAAGGCAGGAAATGAAACTAACCCTAAAAAGTACAAATTTTCtccgatcttttttttttgtttattgttCTTTACTTCTGCATGTATGGAAAATTATTTGGTCACAGATATTTATTAACGTAGAGGAAAGTAACAAAATAAGATTGCATTATTCTCCCATAGGTCTCCAATTTTCCATCCGAATCAAAAACTCTCTATTCCGTCATTCCGCAGCCTAACGAACGTCAAGACGGATAAAAGACTGTGACTTTAAGCTACCAAAACACAGATAAAGAAGTGACAAAAGAAACCCTAGATCAAACTGGTGGGGAAAAGAGAGGATGGATGGTGTCTGACCTCAGGGGaggggagaggaagctttgaaagCTCAGTGACATCAGTTCGGGTCTTGGAAGAGGCGGCGGAGGTGGGAGGCGAGGAGGCCGGAGGGATCGAGGGAGGCCTCGTGAAGGAGGGCGTCCTTGATGGAGGCCATGCGGAGGGCGAGGGAGTCGTGCTCCTGGCGGAGGTCGGAGGTGTCGTGGGAGAGGTCGTGGATCCGGTATTTCTGGCCCAGCGATCGCAGGCTCAGCATCAGGATCCCGGTCATCAGGAACAGCTGCACGAAGCTGTCTTTGCGCTTCATCGCGTTCGCTACGAGCCCCAGCTGCCGCCTTCTCGCCCCTCCCCCGAGGCCGCCGCTTCCATGAGACTCCGATGAAGACGGCGAAGAAGACGAGGAAGGAGAGGTGGCCGCCATGGATGGAGCTTGAGAGGGAAGGCAGTGGACTGCGAAGAAGAAGGCTGCTTCTGGTGCCGCCGCTGAGAAAAGTGAGGGTTTTACCCATATGCTGCCGGGCACGTGCGATTGACATGATGTAAAATATGGACGGTTGTGATCGCATGACGAAAGCAGTGATGGCTGCAATCCTATCTGATAAACACACTCCTGAGAGCAAAATTACAAACaaagattttaaaataattagataaaGCTTTCCGGCAACCTAGGACaatactcaaaaaaaaatagctaaaaaatattatttgaatgttttagtcctatataaatatccaaaatttattttttacataGTTAATGCAGGATTAAACATACCCACACTAAAGAGAAATTAGTATCTTTATAATTTGATCGTGGgatctaaaattatgctatgcACATGAGGGAAAAATTAAGGTGCAAGATATGTAGCTTTCAGAGATATCATGTATTAGTGTTGTTCGCTCTCACTCCCTTCTAGAGATTGTGCATTAGCATCTTAGTAGCGTTCGTCCATGCTGTTTAAGACTTTTCTCTTATGGAATTTTGAGTTAGAAGGATATGGTTTTTTCCTTTAATTTTTTGTTGAAAAGCAAAAGTGGTACCGAATGCTTCAGCAGAGTTGAAACCTAGTTTTTGCATTAAATTGTAGAGATATAAGAGAGAAGATCTTGAAAACCATTGATCTCAGTCACCTTGGTGTACAGCTGATACTAACACGATAGGTATCTTGGTTGGTCTCAACTAAGATCTTAGATCCTCATGAAATAATGCAATTATTGTCCATGCGACAGACAGCCTATGTTGGTGTGGGCAGCATGGATTCTTGAAGTTGCTCCTCACATTATTTTGTTTCAAATTTATCAGATACTGAGGTTGTCAACCCCTTGACACAGCTTAGATTATGCAATTCCTGAAAAGTCTATTACTGTCAGCATGCAAACAGTTAAAAAGACTTTCAAATAAGAGTACTATGGCTCTAGGCGACACCTGTGTGGGGCCCTCTAAAAGGATATGCTCAAAAAATTGTCTAACGCTTACATGATATGAATCATCAAATTTCCAGCAATTAGTGCAGATTGGCTTCTGCTTCGGTACAAGTTCTGGTGAATATGTAGCATTTCACCTACTGAAAGAAGCTGCCCCTGTTCAGGCTTAATCCTTTGGATTATGGTTCCATCAACTGCTAACATACAATCTTCCATCAAAGCAGTCCAATTTTGCATGTATAAATTAAGATTTCATGATATTGCTGAAGATTTTTATAGAATACAAGTGGGGCACTCCTTGATGTGATACAACTTTAAAAGCAAACGCAAGCAAGATATTAGCACTACATTGAACATGAGCAATATTCAGTAGTTCAGAAAGAATTCTCCGCAGATAATTAGAAATCAAGGGTTCCACATTGTTTGCTCTGTAAGTTTGATCCTTTCACTTCTGAACGTAACATTCTTTGTTCCCCATCCTCCTTCGCACTGTTGAGCCCTCTACTTCTTCCAATACCCAGTTTTGGCAAACCCCGATTCAACCCCTCCAGCAAGAGGCATGCTTTACACAATTTCTGCAAGTCGGATAACAGAATGATCAAAGCTCTAGTAAATATATATCTCATACAATTTTTATCTGCACCTTTACAAATATAATGAACCATAAAGAACATGAGATCAGCGTCGATTGTAACAATTTCTTATACAAATGACTGGTTAACATATATTCAAAGAACTGAGCAAAAACCTTCCCACAAATGCATGGGAAGGTGTTTCCTATAAACCAAAGAAAGCctactcttcttttttttaatggaagTAACTGGGAGTTAAAATACTATAAACCTCGTGAAAGGATTAAGTTTGGATATTTAacctaatcaaaacattatgtgATTTTTAACTGGAAATTGAAAAtggaatttataattttaaacatGTGTAGTCAGGATTAAGAGATCAAAAGCATTTCCCGAAATCCTTGAAATGTTTGTTTCTTCTTTGGGTAGGGTTCTTAGATTTTATGAATCTCTCTTCCTACCGGAGTGCCTCATTTTTCTAACTGCATTGTTTTTGAAACCAAGTAGCTCTCCCTGAATTCTGAACTTTGCATTCTATGGTTTCCCAACCAAAAAATTTCAAGACATCATCATATTTTGAACCTTGAAACATCCAAACACAGGCAAAGTGTGCCAGCTTGTTCTATGCTATTCCAGTCAGATGATTGGTCTTCATAAGTGTTCATTTATGCTAAATAGTTTTTGGTACATCCAATCCACGTGAAAGAAGGTAATGATAGCTTGAATTAATATGGATGGCCAACATACTCCAAAATTCTTCATTTAGGATCCTGCAAGAATTTATTATTAGCAAAAATGTATTAATGGTCTTGTTGAGGCAAGCTTCAGCTCAAGAGTCCAGCTCCACATGGCTGGACCAACTGTTTGCATTATA is drawn from Phoenix dactylifera cultivar Barhee BC4 unplaced genomic scaffold, palm_55x_up_171113_PBpolish2nd_filt_p 002043F, whole genome shotgun sequence and contains these coding sequences:
- the LOC103701071 gene encoding uncharacterized protein LOC103701071 translates to MAATSPSSSSSPSSSESHGSGGLGGGARRRQLGLVANAMKRKDSFVQLFLMTGILMLSLRSLGQKYRIHDLSHDTSDLRQEHDSLALRMASIKDALLHEASLDPSGLLASHLRRLFQDPN